ATTAAAACGCGCATGTGATTTTGTAAATTCCTTTGATTCCAAACTAGTTTTGATTTATGTTGTAGAAAAGTCATTATCCATTAATTTGCTTGATAGAAAAGAATATCTTGAAATTCTGAGAAAATTTGGAAAAAAAACCCTTGATCATGCAAATGATATTTTATTGAAAAAAGGAATTCATGCTAAATCTATCTTAAAAGAAGGAAATATCGCACATGAAATAGACAAAGTTGCAAAAAATGAAAAATGTGATTTAATTATAGTTGGAAATAAAGGATTGAGCTCTGTAAGTCGATTCTTCTTGGGAAGTGTATCAAATAAACTGGCACAATCATCTTCAGTTTCTGTTTTGATTGTAAAGTGATCTTATTCTGCTAATGATCTTACGATATCTGATTTTGTGATTATTCCTACAAGTCTTGAGTTTTTTACAACTGGTAACCCGCTAATATTGTGTTTCATCATTAACGTGACTGCTTTTTTTACATCCTCATCTGCTTCGACGGTAATTGGATTAGATGACATAATGTCTGTTGCATGAAATGGAAACAAGTAACTCATTTGATTAGCGTGAGATTCTGCTAATCCTTTTTTAAATTTGTAATCTTGCACTT
The window above is part of the Nitrosopumilus sp. genome. Proteins encoded here:
- a CDS encoding universal stress protein; its protein translation is MNSSSKNSFKKILVPLDGSKYSIKALKRACDFVNSFDSKLVLIYVVEKSLSINLLDRKEYLEILRKFGKKTLDHANDILLKKGIHAKSILKEGNIAHEIDKVAKNEKCDLIIVGNKGLSSVSRFFLGSVSNKLAQSSSVSVLIVK